The Diabrotica undecimpunctata isolate CICGRU chromosome 11, icDiaUnde3, whole genome shotgun sequence genome contains the following window.
tattttattatgtacagtgtgacccatttagattggaaacacctctataaaatttgaagttgttaaccgattttaaccaaattttttttttaatgtcatgtaataaaaggtctattgcagGACAAAATAGGAAATATtgagttaaattttcagggcagtctacgatactttttcttcgtctaaaattaagaatttgtattagcgatttttttattaaaaaaatttctacgccactcgATTTaaagtggcttcaaatagctatgacagaaatttcattaaaatatatttattaataacgaagttatgacaacttaaaattttaaaactcactaagctgcgtgtcaaaaaagaacaccctgtatcaacagataaccataaaactaattatttttcaaataattttaataataaaccactactatagacaaaaaaatgtttaaaatagcataaaaatttaatgcaagtaacgcacttacattattattaactttacatgctacaacttaaatctcagttgccatgacaacgatattactgtttgatattatttgtgtcatacaaatttcagtgctagcataaatttatgcataatatctgcaacaatatttacttcaaattcttttaataatattttgtgtcatggctgcaagattaagtttgagagaaaaaattgaaattatacgtcttttgggagataacgatagaagtgccaggggagtttgtacaatatttaatgacagacatgtgaatcgtcctaatattatagctgcggtacggtaaacaaaataaatagaatatttaatgaatatggtgcagtatcaaaattaattttaaaaaataacccgttacaaagaagaagaggaaatgataaaatcattttagatcatttcagaaataaccctaatgccagtttaaggaatgccagtttatatttgaatgtgcctcgagagagtattcgacgatgtcttaaggtaaataatattaaaccttacaaaccaaaattcttacacacattacaagaaggcgacgaagcaaaacgtttagaatattgtttatgggcccaagggaaattattaaacaatataaattttctaaaaaaacgcgttgtttaccgacgaagccactttcactacaaaagGAATAGTATCATtacagaattgtcgctattggacagcagataatccccattgggtaataaactgtaaaagccagtattctcaaaaaatcaatgtctggtgtggtataatactgaacgagcgagttattggtcctttcttttttaaagaaaacttgaactcacggaactttttagaatttttaaacaccgacttgtgggatgctattcatgagcttCCAATTAAtaaacgattaaatttgtatatccagttgGATGGGTGTTCTGTTcgttacgccagaaccgtgaagcaatggttaaatgaaaattttccgaaccgttggagAGGCcagggtagtccgttgatagattggccacccagatctcacaattttagacttctttctctggggagttatcaaacaaaaagtttaccaaacccgtgcaagagacgaAAACGAAtttcgtgcaagaattcgacaggcatgtgcagaaattactccccaacaactaagaaatttgattagaaatattcataaacgctacgacaaatgtatccaattagatggtggattggtagaggcaactaggattaaactaaaattatgtttctatgtttctgttaatacagaatgtttttttaacgttaatacagagtgtttttttcttagtgagttttaaaattttaagttgtcataagtttgttattaataaatatatcttaatgaaatttttgtcatagctatttgaagccactctaaatccagtggcgtagaaatttttttaataaaaaaatcgctaatacaaattctccattttcgacgaagaaaaagtatcgtagaatgccctgaaaatttaactaaatatttcatattttgtcccgcaataaaccttttattacatgactttaaaaaaaatttggttaaaattggttaacaacttcaaattttatagaggtgtttccaatctaaatgggtcacactgtataagaATGTATTTTGTTACTTAGGTATTTTATAGAGAGTTGTTTGTTTGTACAGTTGGATCAGACACTGCATGTTAATTTACTAAAATGGAAGACGTTATATCTAGTATTTGTGTAAAAGATGGTAACAAGGGAAGTCGAAAGAGAATGGCTAAAGTGTCTAAAAGATCGGTTAAAAAAAGTAATAGGTAAAAATAAACTAACATTTATTATTTCGTACggttttaaatgataatttaaattatttgtagTTATGAAGATAAAGATTCGTTAGTAAAGAAGTTTAAGAGGCCTGTAATCATTCAGGTCTTCTTCTTGatatgcctatccgttacgaatgttggcgaccatcatggtaatctttatcttatctgcagcagcgcggaaaagctgaatagatgttgtattgaaccagattctaaggttctttaaccaagatgttcttcttctttctggacctcgttttccaaatattttttcttgcaggatggcttgaaggagagcatatctggattcactccgcataatatgtccgaagaactgtaactttcgagatttgatgctGGCCAGTATCTCCCGgctcttattcattcttctgaggacctcctcatttgtgagtcggccagtccacgggatcttaagcattttccgatatagccacatctcaaatgcttccagttttctgcacatatctgcgttcaaggtccacgattcaacaccataaaaaaggacagagaagacgtaatCATTCATTTACGCTACGGATGATAAATGAGAGcaaaatacaaaacttaaaactgTTCTAACAAAGACCTATGTCCTGTGGCGTATTTGTTCTATCGTATAAATACCTTTCATAGTATCTACgaattagttaaaaataataaattgatattaggtcgaatgctcgaataaatgaactttgatcaaacgaaaggcagatatcgagcacagtttattaattaaatcttgtccaagtactttcgcttccttttagccgtttaaaaaaaaaaattaaaattttaaactggtcgtccttgtgtcgtgtagtgtaatgtacaattttatgtttatgatattctcaacagattgttggataggccaaaattgacaaaatgcccctgaagatgctctaggaaacgaaagtacttgggtaatattgaattaataaactgtgctcgatatctgcctttcatttgatcaaagttaaaaataataaaaccaaaacaCAGATTTTCAAGTCAAGGTGTTTGGGACTTCTGCAATATTCTATTTGGACGGATTTTAAGTCTTTCCGCCTACTTAAAACTGGCAACACTAAGCTCAAAGGTTCCATAAGATTTAAATAGCCGTATGCTGCGCCTACTGCGAGTGACTGCGAAACGCGCTTTTACATGAGATAGAGGGATGATCATAAGAAAAATTCTACAACAATAGGGACAAGATCATTGGTGGACAGCCATCGAAGAGAATATGGGCACAGCTGTGTCTAAAAATGGATTAAATATGCACCTATGTAAAAAAACAGACATAATTTTTATCCTATGTAAATTTTTGTCTTGTAATATGATTTGATATAATTAATAACTTACTTTTTAATACCTTCCAACAAGGATGCAATCCATCCAATCGCATTCTGAACACCCTGCGTTACTTCTTCAATCGCCTGCAAACGTTCTTTcagacttttcttttcttctttctctttgtctTCTTCGTCGTCGTCTTCTCCTTCTGAATCCTGCGATTCATCCCACGGGACTTGTAAAGGTCCTAATAAAGATCGTACTATATACTGTTTTAAGAATACCAAGAGAACTAATATCGGAAACATCCATGGTTGGAAATAGTAGCAAAGTATAATCCAAACTACCAATGCCGCAAAACTTTGTAGTTTTGACTCCCATTCAAaacaatttctaaaatattaaataagatttACAGCACATTTACAATTAACTAGAAATACAATAGGTATATCATGGGACATAATGTGATGGAGTTGTGAAGAAAAAATATTATCTTGTTTTCAAGAATAATTCTAAGGATAATGCaaggaaaaaggaaaaaattaaaaaaaattgcctTAATGTTTAGGATCATTATTGAAAAAACTTACGTTAGATAAAAATATGTATTCAAGAAGTATCTGATTACTTACTGGAAAAGCTTGCCGACTTCTAAGAAATACATAACAAATACTTTTAGCCTtagaacattttttacaaaaacttgCCGCTTAAACTTTACTTCAGTTTGCATATATTTCTCCTCCCTTGGATTTAAAGTTCTTATACACGCTCTCATAGGATTCCGCTGAATTATCATTTCTAGAAGAATTTGTGGTCCATTTCCTTTCGCCCTCGTTCGTAGTTTTTTATCCTTTAGAGCAAACCACGTTTTTTCTCCATTTCGTATTCGTAGAAGCGGAATTGCAATCTTTCCTGAAAATAAGTACTTattattaatatacagggtgcggcagataaatgtccaattagaaatatctcgagaaataaAGGTAACTGACTAATGAAAATTGGTATGAAGGGGTTTTAAAgagtgacctatttaatgaattttttaattttagaaatattttcgttattttgaatattttttgtttatagttTCCTTATCCTATTGTGAACCGTTTTTAAGTTATAatgatttttatatgaaaattacacttttctaccatgtTATAATATTCAATATCCGCTAacgtaatttaaataaaagtttctaTTTTTTAGGTGCTTATTAACCAGATATAGTATTATCGTTTACAGTGTAAAGTTGCCTTTTTTATTATACAGGATGTTGTCAAAATTAGCATAAAACCAGCATCCTAAATTTTCGCCTCATTCCTTTTTTTTCAAATAGGTCGCGTTCACACTCTGTGAAAATAGTGATTGTATGTTCTTTACAAATTGCTCTGAAACACTTGGCGCATTTTGATgctgtttttgtattttttttcttgGGGCAATAGGAGCATTTTGGCCTTGCACCTGCTTGATTTTCCTCAGGAACATCTCGTTTCTGTGTCAAAGGAAGAGAttcagatattttttaatttgcaaagTTAGCAGAAATGGCAAGTTTTGGGCCGCTCTTTTTTGCATATGTGGGGTAATGAGTTGTCTGGGTAAAATTTTCAGATACTCACGTCTTGGTTGGCAGGAATCTAATACATTTGTCCTAAATATAATGTTTTCATTTATTCCAGCGATGATTAGCATAGTAAAAAAACAGTCAACGGCCACCTACATGTGATTCTTGCCACTGAATAAAGACTCTTCAGTTGGTCCACTGTATCTACTCCCGATTTTGTTTGATTGTAAAAAGTAACTACTACTGGTTTGCAAGCTTCACCACTTTCCTCGTTAATTTTGTCATATTCCTGGAGGGTTGACAAAAGCAGGACATTCTTATTTGTTTTTGGGACGTACGAAACTAATAAACATTCACGACCAAAAGCAAATAAACTGCTACAAATTGGCTTTTTTTTAGTTGCAACAAATATTTCAGGAATTTCACGTTTGTTTTTTCTAATTGTCCCAactaaagttatttttttcttttttaattcttcgGCCAAAGGAACTAACGTGAACCAGTTATCACAGGTTAAATTTCGTCCTAAATTCATAATGGGTTCACACAATCGTTTCACCACACTGGCTGGACTGTTGTCAATACAAAATGGACTATCAGGCTGCTTTCCTGCGTAAATCTCCATTTTCACAGTATAAAATACACGACTCTCAGTCAAGGCAAATATTTTTATCCCGTATTTGTTTGGTTTACTCGGGATATATTTCCTGAAGCTGCACCTTCCACGGAAACCCTCCAGCATTTCGTCAATAGTACAGTTCTTACCAGGCATGTAGCAGGCTTGGCTTCTTTCTATAAGTATCTGGAATATATTTCTTATTGGAGATAGCTTATCAATTAATTTTCGTTGAGCTCTTGTGTGAATATTATCAGCACATAGTGCTCGAAGCAACAAAGAGAAACGTTTCAGGGGCATTACCATTTTGAATAACTCTGGTGCTGTAGAATcgttgctccataggtcatttagGTTGGTGTGTGGGGATTTCAAAACTCCTGCCATGTACAACAATCCAAACACTGCTTTTATTTCGTCACAGTCAGTATCTAAAACATCTCGTTTGCGTGTATAGTTGCTTCTAATTTTCTGTAGGTTCAAAtttgtgcacgtcacaatttcttCAATAACATCATCTCTTATGAGCAGGTTCTAACTTTCATATGGAGTTTTAACATTCTTTGCCGCATGTTTCACTCCCGGTGGTTTTCTAGTAATATTGTGCTGTGGAATACGGCTAGGTTTTCGCTCACGGTGAACTTTCCAAAGGGTTTTTTTGTCTCTGCCGATATATTTGGGACCATCTTCAGACCAAAACGTTGAAATAGTATTTGTCGTATCATCGGCCGAAAACACTGAGTCTGTCTCATGATTAGAACTGACTTCTACTGACTCTATGTCGCTTTCTTCATCGTCCAAATTTTGCTCTTGCGTCTGTTCAAGTAACAAATCCCCTTGCTCTTattcttcatatatttttaacaGTCTGGCCTCTTTTTTAGGATCCATTacacaataatattttaaagttatataatttaaaacacaaaatcaattaaaaaatccaacaaaAATTACTCTGTAGCTTTCCAAAATCATCACGTTGTTAGTCGCGGGTGAGCTAATCGCTCATTTCTCGACATCTGCGTTTAATCAATACTTGGAATAGACTGACGGTTGCTCGATCACAATTCTGCGTAAAACATTCTATACACAATAGTAGTAGGAAGTATTACATGAGCGTAGTTGCCAATGTGAGTAATATtgtgaaaaatgttaaaaaaaaagtaaaatggtAAATGGTAAAATGGCACCATGCGACCAACGCAGGGTTAATAACGATCACAATAAATGTAcatcaaaaaattttgtatatctaATATGTGTATCCTACCACATAAAACTATATCCCAAGAAGATTTAACAActattttggaacaaattccttCACCTAGAATTATCGTTGGAGATGATAACTGACACAATCCGATGTGGGGTTCCATAAAACTGAACCCGACAGGACgaattatagaagatattataACATCCCAAAATCTGAATCTACTTAACGACTATAAACCAACCAGATTCAGCATACAAAATGGCATATCATCAGCAATTGATATTTCTCTGTGTGACCCAGTTCTGTCCACTACGTTAACATGGGACGTTCTACCCCACTACCACATTATAATATCTTTAACACAtcagaaaatcacaaatatagaatGGCCTGTCTCAAAgtggaatattaaaaatgctgattGGACTAACTTTACCAAACAGATCGAACAGGAGATTAACAAAATCAACTTCACATCATCAAACGATATTGAAAGTTTTAAAGTACATCTTTACAAACCATCACAGCAGCTGCAGAGACgtatgtaagaaaaacaaaaattttaaagagaCATTAACCTTTTCCGCGGTGGACACCTGAATGCAGCCAAGCTACAAAAGTGTATAGGAAAGCTTTCAATAGAATAAAGCATCATAAAACAGACAAAAATATAACGGACTACaaaaaaacgaagaaaaagaagaaaagaatagAAAGGAATCCTGAAAAAAATTCATCTTATCTCTAAATATCTCTTCATGCATAAGTACAGTTTGTAGAAATTTAAGGAAAATCTCTGGCAAAAGCAAACCATATAAGATTCCTTTTcaagcaaaaaataacaaaataattagtgaTACAAAAGAAATCGTAGATATGTTAGCCGACCAATTCGAATTAAATTTCAGTGATGAAAAttacactgataattttaaaataaataaaaacaacgtagaaaaaaatatattgtgatTCGATGGACATGAGATTCACAACCTTAACGTCTCTTTTTTCTTCATAGAACTTGCTGaacctttataattttatctggagtaaCCAGGTTTTCCGATCAACTTGATCCGAAGCAATAATACTACAACTTCTTAAACCTAAGAAATCCCGAACATCGCCTGAGTCATATCTACCAATatctttaaccaatattatatgtaaagtgttacagaaaatggtaaataaaaggctgaaatgttatttagaacaacaaaaactcctTATTACACAACCAAGCGGATTTAGGCAAAATCGatccactatagataacctaatagacttagagtcaggaatacatgaagcatttgcaaataaacAAGATTGTATCGCAGtcgtttttgatattaataaagcttatgatactgtTTGGCGATTCAACATCATATCAAAATTGCAAAATTGCATTATCAAaggcaatatgttaaaatttatttcaaattttctttaATCTCGCAACTTCCTAGTTCGATCAGACAATGTTTAATcagataaaaaagttcaagagaacggagtaccacacggatcagttataagctcaaccctttttctaatagccataaacgacatacttCAACAATGCTCACCGATTGCTAAAGGATTattatacgctgatgacttagttttacttgccaaaggaaaaaactctacatctatttaaaaacatttacaacaaataATCAATTAGTTAAAATTGTGGTCTAGGACTATCGGATTACAAAAACTCTCagttttacaaataatattagatttttaggtatggttttacCCAAAAGCTCTCCtagaaaaaacatacagaagaacttaaaaaatcatggcaagcagaattaaatttaatgaaaactatttccagcaaaaactggggaGTAGATCAAAGTACACTATTAGATGAGTTTAAATTTTTAATCagatccaaactcgactatggtgagatagtttattcatcaagtaaagtatcagtattaaaaaccttagaaactgttcaaaacacagctctacgaatagctacaggtgcgtttcgaacgacaccagttgaaagtCTACAATGCTTAACAGAAGAACCACAcctaagtttacgatgcaaataccttcCTCTCTAATATTCTTCTAAAAcagctagtaataaagaacaccctacttataaaaatcactataagatatacactgacgcatccaaatcttcaaaCGGTGTTGGTGCAGCTATCCTCAtacccaatacatccttaaaattgaaattcaatCCCATTACTTCATCATACACTGCAGAGTTTTTTGCAGTATTACAAGCAGTTATCTACATAAAAGGgtcgaaacagtccccgtctctcataataaccgattcgcTAAGCTCACTTCGCattatcaaacgtttatataccaatactCCAATTGCCTCCATATTCAATCAGAAACAAagattctaaaaaataataataataagatcactgttaagttcatgtttgttccatcacatttaggtatacaaggaaatagCATTAGCATCCTTCACCCAGgactccattcttttttttttttttttttattaagaagaaatattgccgcatccaccaaaaggttattagcggcattacacagtaaacaaaactttaaatctgatacaagatattaattgaccttaggtaatttaataagttttttacgtggcagttttctcctaataaatctggtagagtatttggtatattgtttatgGAACGTTCTTTATGGTATTTTGGACACTCGATTAACAAATGGACGACGGTAAGAGGCGTAACACATAGGTCGCACAGCGGGCGTTCACTGGCCGAAAGTAAATACGAGTGTGTTATCTTAGTGTGTCCTATACGTAGGCGCGTTAGAACCGTTTGAATAAACCGTGTGCTAGCACTAGTTTTCCACTGTCGCGTATCTGGTTTTAGCGATCTTAATTTAGATTGCGATAGAAACCATTCGCGCTGCCACTGACCcatcactttttgtttaaaaaacgatTTGAGATCTTTACACACACTCTCGCGCACTAATTCAGATTCCACACTTGTTGCTGCATCACGAGCACTACTGTCTGCCTCTTCATTGCCGATAATTCCTATATGCGATGGGATCCATATAAATTTAGGAGTTATGTGGTTCTCTTGGGCGAtttgtagttcagtttttattagttgcTCCAATGGCTGTTTAGGATACAGATGCTGTATTGCAAGAAGAGAGCTGAGCGAGTCAGTGAGAAACAGAGGTTTTGGAATTCTTGAGAGGTTTGCATGTTTTAGGGCACGGTACAAAGCAAACAGTTCAGCGGTGAAAACACTTGAGCTAGGCGGTAGCTTAAATTTGAAAGTAGACGTTGGAGTAACAAAAGCACAACCAATGCCATCAGTAGATTTAGATGCATCGGTAAAGATGTTTGTGCAGTTAAGGTAGTCTCGTTCAAGAATCTcatttagtttgtttttgattattaTGTTGTTATTGCATTTTTTGGACAACTCTATTAAAGAGGTGTTGCAATTTGGGATGCTTATCAGCCATGGAGTCGGATGTTGGatgttacagtgaaatacatctgggattgttgtgtcaaaattatttagaattgatcttactcgtgtgtaataaggttttccagtacgaggtttattaaagagaaagtcaagattgtttttagaaaaagtattttcgaaGAGTGGATGATCCTTATTAGCAGCTACAGAAGAAGCATGTGAAAGTGTTAAAAGTGCCCGCCTATACTGCAATGATGGTTCTCCAGTTTCGGAATGTAAGCTTTCTATGGGTGAAGTGTGAAAAGCTCCGAGAACGATCCGAAGTGCGGCATTGTGGATTGTATCTAATGGTTTTAGGGTACTCTTGGTTGCGGAGGCATAAACAATTGAACCGTAATCGAGCTtggatctaattagtgttttatacagAAGGAGTAGTGTAGAGAAGTCGGAACCCCAGAAACGATTTGATACGGTTTTAAGCAAATTGAGTCTTTTGTTGCATGTTAGCGCCAAATATTGTATGTgctttttccaggaaagtttttgaTCCAGCCACATACCAAGGAATTTTACGGAGTTTTGGAAGGGAATTATGCTGTTGTGAAGATAAAGGACTGGTGTAATGcatgattttttcgtaaacaCCATACCAGTTGTCTTTGTAACGGAGAATTCGAAGCCTGTACTAGCTGTCCATTCATCTAGTTGGGTTAAAAATGTCTGTACTATTCTGCACATAGATTCTTTTTGTGCTCCTTTAATGTATACCACTaaatcgtcggcatagaggcgagctttgagaggtttctgtaatttgtttaatatgttgtttatggcAACTAGGAATAGGGTAGGACTAAGTACTGAGCCTTGTGGGGTACCGTTTTCTGCACTATAAAAATCAGAATAAACGTTATTAACTCTTACTTGGAAAAAAAAgtcttttaacaaattttcgaTATAGGCTAAGCAGTGTCCTCTAATATTGGATGCGTGCAATTTTTTAATGATGTTGAATCTCCAACACGTATTGAAGGCTTTCTTTATATCGAAGAAAATAGCTATGCACATTTGATTCATTGCTAACGCTTCTTGGACATCACTTTGTAAGTCTACGATATTGTCCATTGCTGACCGATTACGTCTGAAGCCGTTTTGCTCTGGTAAGAAGAAATGAGATTTTTCCAGTGTCCACATAAGCCGGGCATTGACTATTTTCTCCATTAATTTAGCCATGGCACATGTTAGAGAGATGGGTCTGTATGATTCTGGATCAAGTCGAGGCTTTCtggattttaaaaaaggcaaaattgtggCTTTTGCCCATATAGACGGATATTGTCGTTGTTGTcaaatttgattgaaaatttgCAGTAGATGTTGTTTTGCTAAGATTGATAAATGCTTCAGGAATACGACAGGAATATTGTCGGGTCCTGGACTTGAGTTTTTCATATCTTGTAAGTAGTTATTTAGTTCTATAATAGTAAGAGGTTGAGATAGGGGGTTTTCGTGGGATTCTTCTAGAGACAAGATGGTGCGTTCTTTCTTTAGCTTGTAGTCCCTAAAATTAATGTCGTAGTTTTCGCTAGAGGAATGTTGTTCAAATGTGAAAGCAAGAGTGTTAGCAATGTCTTGTGAAGGAGAGACTgtggtattgtttattttaagagTGTTAATTGATGAAGAATACTTTAAACCGGAAATTTTCTTTACCCTTTTCCAAACTTCGCTCATTGGAGTAGAACTATTTATTTCTGAGACGTATTTTGACCATGAggctttttttgaattttttatgattAATTGGGCTCTAGCTTTTAATCGTTTGAATTCTATTTTACTTTCTTGGGTTTTGTACCGTTTAAACCTATTGAAAGCTTTTTTACTTTGCTGTATTGCTTCTTTGCAATCcttattccaccatggtactggatgatgattgtgaattttttttgttttttgaatatagAGTTCTGCACTTTTTAGTATTAAGTCATTAAAATTGGTGATTGTTCTATCGATATCACAGTAATTTATTTCACAGCTTTCTACGGAATTATTAATATATGTTGAAAAACTCACCCAATTAGCcttttctgttttccattttaaGACAAAGGTGTCTTTTGGTTCCGGTAGGGCGTTAGTATTCCAGATTTTTATGGGGTGATGGTCGCTGCCGTAGTTGAAGGACAAAACTTCCCACGATAAGCAAGGAGTTAAAATTGGATCACAGAGACTTAAGTCAATTGCCGAGGATTCTCCTGATGCTGAGTTGAACCTCGTGGAGGTTCCatcattaagaaaatttaaattaacgtTATGTATTAGGTTTTTTATTATTCTTCCCATCTTATTTGTGTTAGAAGATCCCCATATTATATTGTGTCCATTAAAGTCACCGACGACTATACGTGGTGTTGGAATTTGGTGTATAAGGTGCAGTATATCTGCATAATTTACCTGTGAGTTGGGAGGAATGTAGATATTACATAGATAAAATGACATCAAGGAATCAATTTTGATGACTATAGCTTCTAAATTGCTTACTACGGGAAATAAATTTGCATCGAAAGATTTTTTTACTAATGTCATAACACCACCACTAGCATGGCTAACAAGCATCCTGTCTTTACGAAAGCATATGTATTGTTTAGGACTGTATTTCTGTTGAGGTTTTAAATTGGTCTCTTGGAGACAGATTATGTCTGGACAGTTTTCGGCAATGATAATCTGTAGCATAGCCAAGCGATGGAAGAATCCATCGATATTCCATTGTATGATCGAGTTgaatgtaagaaataaaaaaaattaaataaaaaaaaaaataaaaactaaacggTAGCTGCTAATAAGTGCTGGTTTGTGATGCATCACTTTCTACTTCAGAGCCCACCTCTCCAAGAtaagcaaatatttttttgtttaagttagtTAATCTCGATTTTATTGACCTTTCTTTTAAATAGGGACGGATTTGTTTTAACATGTGGGAGACACCTAGCAAATCAGGAGTGAAATCCTTGATCGAGATTATAGGATTAAATAAGCCGGCAGTGTTGTCTAGTAGGAGGGCTAATTG
Protein-coding sequences here:
- the LOC140452764 gene encoding multiple C2 and transmembrane domain-containing protein-like, producing the protein MIIQRNPMRACIRTLNPREEKYMQTEVKFKRQVFVKNVLRLKVFVMYFLEVGKLFQNCFEWESKLQSFAALVVWIILCYYFQPWMFPILVLLVFLKQYIVRSLLGPLQVPWDESQDSEGEDDDEEDKEKEEKKSLKERLQAIEEVTQGVQNAIGWIASLLEGIKNMFNFTVPYLSCIAIFLLVVATVDLYILPIRYLLMLWGINKFFRRILRPYSVPNNEILDLLSRIPDDEMLLDYKDLKLLMNNEPADRRREPKKKQNSS